Below is a genomic region from Mycolicibacterium neworleansense.
CCGGACCGGGCGCGGCGGGGATCCCGTTCGGCCTCGGGGACGGCACCAAGGCCATCAACGCGGTGAACACCACGGTGACCGCTCCATCGGACACCGCCACCCAGATCGTCGGTGCGCCCGAGCTGACCATGACGTACTCCGGCATCGGCACCAGCCGCCACGTCTACGCCCAGATCGTCGACGACCAGACCGGGCAGGTGATCGGCAATGTGGTCACGCCGATTCCGGTCACTCTCGACGGCAAGGAGCACACCGTCACCATCCCGATGGAGGCCGTGGCCTACACGCTGGAGCCCGGACACACTGCCACCGTGCAGATCACCACTTCGGCGACGCCGTTCCTCAACTTCACGCAGTTCGGCGTCATCAACATTTCCGACGTGGAGGTGTCGCTGCCGACCGTGGGGGACGGCGCCGACGCGCAGCTCGCGTCGGACGCCGCACAGGAGGTGGTCAGCGTCTAGAGCCGGCCCTCGGCCCGCAGGTCCGGATGGACCCATTCGGGTGAGCGCCGCGCCTTGAACGCGCGGAAGCCCTCCATCGCCTCGTCGCCGCTGTAGCTGGCCTTCATGCCGATCCGGTCGTAAAGGCCCATGTAGCTGTCCAGGCTGGACTTGACCACCCCGCGGGCGCGCGGTGCGGTCCGGCAGCACTGGGCCAGCACTTCTGTTGCAGCGGAGAGCAATTGGTCGTGCGGCACCACCCGGGCCACCATGCCCCAGTCGACGGCCTCCTGCGCGCTGAGGGTGCGGCCGGTGAACATCAGGTCGCGGGTTCGGACCGGGCCGATCAGGCGGGCCAGCATCTGGCTGTAGTAGGTGTCGGCGATGCCGCGGTACAACTCGGGCACCCGGAACGTGGCGCGGTCGCTGACCACGGCCATGTCGCTGCAGATCGCGATCTGCAGACCGCCGCCCTGGCACAGGCCGTTGACGGCGCTCACCACCGGTTTGACCGACTGGCGCAGCGTCTCGAACGGGGTGACGTCCATCGACAGGGCCGCACCGAAGCTCATCCAGTCGTCGACGCCGTTGCCGCCGCCGAGGTCGCCACCGGGGGCGAAGACGTCCCCGGTCCCGGTGATCAGCAGCCCGGCCAGGTCCGGGTCCGCCTCGACATGGGTGACCGCGTACCGGATGCCGAAGTACATGGCCGGAGTCATCGCGTTACGGGCGTCCGGCCGATCCAGGGTGACCACGCCGAACGGGCCCTGTCGGTCGAACCTGAGATACGGCGTGCCGAGCCAGTCGCCGTCGGGCGGGCGCGGAGTCTGTCCCTCTGTCATGGTTGGCGACTATAACTTCAACGGTATCGCCTTCAGTTGGTGTCTCAGTGCGTCAGGACGGCATCGATGTCCACCGCCGAGGGGGCGCAGTTGCCGGCCCCGCGGACCAAGGTGGCCAGGGCTCCGGCCGCACAGGCACGCCGCAGGGCCGGCTCGTGGCCCGTGGTCCATCCGGCGGCCAGCACACCGGCGAACACGTCACCGGCCCCGGCGGTGTCCAGGGCGCGCACCGTCGGCGCCGGCACGTCGAAGCGTTCGTCAGCGCCGAGGTAACTGGCCCCGCGCGAGCCCCGGGTGATCACCAGGTGGCGCACCGGCCAATGCCACTCGGCCGCCTCGGACTCGTTCACCACCACCACGTCCACCAGCTCGGACAGGGCCAGCAGTTGGTGTGCGGCGGTGCCGGGCGGTGAGGCATTGAGCATCACGACGGCGCCGGCCGCGCGCGCGAGCCTGGCCGCCGCGATCGCCGTCGTCACCGGGATTTCCAACTGGATCAGGGTGACCTCGCTCCACACGATGGCCGAGCGGGCCGCCTCGGAGTCCACCTCGAGTCGGGCGTTGGCGCCCGGCGACACCACGATGCAGTTCTCCCCGACGGTGTCGACCAGGATCGCTGCCGACCCGCTCGATCCGGGCAACGATGTCACCGCGTCGGTCCCGACCCCGTTGACCCGGAGGTGCTCCCGCAGGGTGGTTGCGGCGGCATCGTCACCGACCGCTGCCACCAGCGCGACGTCGGCACCGGAGCGCGCGGCCGCCACCGCCTGGTTGCCGCCCTTGCCGCCGGGCGACGACGTGAGCGACGAGGCCAGCACGGTCTGGCCGGGACGAGGCAGATTGTTTACGACGAACGTCTGGTCAGCGTTGATACTCCCAACCACGCACACACGCGAAGCCGCCATAGTCGACAACGCTAAATCCTGCTGGGCGCTGACACGTGTCGAACCGCCTCAACACCTCCGATACCCTGGGACGATGAGCGTGCAGACACCGCCCGTCAGCGCCCCGCCGCACGACCTGCGCGAGCAGGTGCACGAGGCCGCGCGCCGGGCCCGCGTCGCGGCCCGAGTTCTGGGCACCCTGAGCGCCGAGACCAAGAACCGTGCGCTGCACGCCGCCGCCGACAGCGTGCTGGCCCACGTCCACGAGGTCCTGGCCGCCAATGCCGCCGATCTTGATGCCGCCAGGGAGGCGGGCACCCCCGAGGCGATGCTCGACCGCCTGGCACTCAACCCGCAGCGGATCGACGGCATCGCCGCCGGGCTGCGCCAGGTCGCCGGGCTGCCCGACCCGGTCGGCGAGGTGCTGCGTGGCCGCACCCTGCCCAACGGTCTGCAGCTGCGCCAGCAGCGGGTGCCGCTCGGCGTGGTCGGCATGGTCTACGAGGGCCGGCCCAACGTCACCGTGGACGCGTTCGGACTCACGCTCAAATCCGGCAATGCAGCGCTGCTACGCGGCAGCTCGTCCGCGGCCCGGTCCAACCAGGCTCTGGTGACGGCGCTGCGTTCGGCGCTGGCCTCGGTCGGGTTGCCGACCGACGCGGTGCACTTGCTGCCCAGCCATGACCGTGCCAGCGTGACCCACCTGATCCAGGCCCGCGGCCTGGTCGACGTGGTGATCCCGCGCGGGGGATCCGGCCTGATCGAGGCCGTGGTGCGTGACGCGCAGGTGCCCACGATCGAGACCGGTGTGGGCAATTGCCATGTGTACGTTCACTCCTCGGCTGACATCGACCTGGCCTGCAAGATCCTGCTGAACTCCAAGACCCGGCGTCCCAGCGTCTGCAATGCCGCCGAGACCCTGCTGGTGGACAAGGCACTTGAGGCGAGCGCGCTGCCGCGGCTGACCACCGCGCTGCGTGAGGCCGGTGTCACCGTGCACGCCGATCCCACCGACGAGGAGCTGCACACCGAGTTCCTCTCGATGGACATCGCCGTCGCCCTGGTGGACGGCGTCGACGGGGCCATCGCGCACATCAACGAGTACGGCACCGGGCACACCGAGGCCATCGTGACAACGGATCTTGCTGCGGCTCAGCGTTTCACCGAACAGGTGGATGCGGCCGCGGTGATGGTCAACGCGTCCACCGCGTTCACCGACGGAGAGCAGTTCGGTTTCGGCGCAGAGATCGGCATCTCCACCCAGAAGCTGCATGCCCGCGGACCGATGGGCCTGCCCGAACTGACCTCGACCAAATGGATCGTGTGGGGAGACGGTCAGACCCGCCCGGCCTAGGCGCCGACCAGATAGAGACCAGGAGACCACATGAGCGTGCCCGCTCGCCCCGCTCCGTTGTTCGCCGACATCGACGATGTCGCGCGGCGCCTGGCGGAAACCGGCTACCTGCCCGACACTGCCACCGCGACAGCGGTTTTCCTCGCCGACCGGCTCGGTAAGCCGCTGTTGGTGGAAGGGCCGGCGGGCGTCGGCAAGACCGAGCTGGCCCGCGCCGTCGCGGCGACCACCGGCTCCGAACTGGTGCGGCTGCAGTGCTACGAGGGTGTCGACGAAGCCCGGGCGCTCTACGAGTGGAATCACGCCAAGCAGATCCTGCGGATCCAGGCCGGGCAGAACGCCACCGGTGGCGACTGGGACCAGACCAAGATGGACGTGTTCAGCGAGGAGTTCCTGCTGACCCGGCCGCTGCTGACCGCGATCAAGCGCACCGACCCGACCGTGCTGCTCGTCGACGAGACCGACAAGGCCGACATCGAGATCGAGGGTCTGCTGTTGGAGGTGCTGTCCGACTTCGCGGTCACCGTCCCCGAACTCGGCACGATCACCGCCGAGCGGCCGCCGTTCGTGGTGCTCACCTCGAACGCCACGCGTGAGCTCTCCGAGGCGCTCAAGCGGCGCTGCCTGTTCCTGCACATCGATTTCCCGGATCCGGATCTGGAGCGCCGCATCCTGTTGTCGCGGGTGCCCGAGCTGCCCGAGCACATCGCAGGAGAACTGGTGCGGATCATCGGCGTGATGCGCGGCATGCAGCTCAAGAAGGTGCCGTCGGTCGCCGAGACCATCGACTGGGGCCGCACCGTGCTGGCGCTGGGCCTGGACACCGTCGATGACGAGATGATCGCCGCCACCCTCGGCGTGGTGCTCAAACACCAGTCCGACCAGCAGCGCGCGGCCGGCGAGCTCAGGCTGAACTGATGGTGCCCC
It encodes:
- a CDS encoding ribokinase, with the protein product MAASRVCVVGSINADQTFVVNNLPRPGQTVLASSLTSSPGGKGGNQAVAAARSGADVALVAAVGDDAAATTLREHLRVNGVGTDAVTSLPGSSGSAAILVDTVGENCIVVSPGANARLEVDSEAARSAIVWSEVTLIQLEIPVTTAIAAARLARAAGAVVMLNASPPGTAAHQLLALSELVDVVVVNESEAAEWHWPVRHLVITRGSRGASYLGADERFDVPAPTVRALDTAGAGDVFAGVLAAGWTTGHEPALRRACAAGALATLVRGAGNCAPSAVDIDAVLTH
- a CDS encoding glutamate-5-semialdehyde dehydrogenase; its protein translation is MSVQTPPVSAPPHDLREQVHEAARRARVAARVLGTLSAETKNRALHAAADSVLAHVHEVLAANAADLDAAREAGTPEAMLDRLALNPQRIDGIAAGLRQVAGLPDPVGEVLRGRTLPNGLQLRQQRVPLGVVGMVYEGRPNVTVDAFGLTLKSGNAALLRGSSSAARSNQALVTALRSALASVGLPTDAVHLLPSHDRASVTHLIQARGLVDVVIPRGGSGLIEAVVRDAQVPTIETGVGNCHVYVHSSADIDLACKILLNSKTRRPSVCNAAETLLVDKALEASALPRLTTALREAGVTVHADPTDEELHTEFLSMDIAVALVDGVDGAIAHINEYGTGHTEAIVTTDLAAAQRFTEQVDAAAVMVNASTAFTDGEQFGFGAEIGISTQKLHARGPMGLPELTSTKWIVWGDGQTRPA
- a CDS encoding AAA family ATPase translates to MSVPARPAPLFADIDDVARRLAETGYLPDTATATAVFLADRLGKPLLVEGPAGVGKTELARAVAATTGSELVRLQCYEGVDEARALYEWNHAKQILRIQAGQNATGGDWDQTKMDVFSEEFLLTRPLLTAIKRTDPTVLLVDETDKADIEIEGLLLEVLSDFAVTVPELGTITAERPPFVVLTSNATRELSEALKRRCLFLHIDFPDPDLERRILLSRVPELPEHIAGELVRIIGVMRGMQLKKVPSVAETIDWGRTVLALGLDTVDDEMIAATLGVVLKHQSDQQRAAGELRLN
- a CDS encoding enoyl-CoA hydratase/isomerase family protein, translated to MTEGQTPRPPDGDWLGTPYLRFDRQGPFGVVTLDRPDARNAMTPAMYFGIRYAVTHVEADPDLAGLLITGTGDVFAPGGDLGGGNGVDDWMSFGAALSMDVTPFETLRQSVKPVVSAVNGLCQGGGLQIAICSDMAVVSDRATFRVPELYRGIADTYYSQMLARLIGPVRTRDLMFTGRTLSAQEAVDWGMVARVVPHDQLLSAATEVLAQCCRTAPRARGVVKSSLDSYMGLYDRIGMKASYSGDEAMEGFRAFKARRSPEWVHPDLRAEGRL